The genome window CGGCGCCGGTCACGATGGGGTGTGGCGGCTCCATTCCCTTCGTGGAGCCTTTCGCCCGTGAGCTCGGCGGTGTGCCGGCGCTCCTCATCGGCGTCGAGGATCCGTATACCAACGCGCACTCGGAGAACGAGAGCTTGCACATCCTCGACTGGGAAAAGTCGGTCAAGAGCGCCATCCACCTCTACGAAGAGCTGGCGTGCGTCCTGCCGGCGAGAGCGGTCAGCGGGTCGTAAGGAGGCTCGCTGTGAAGCTGGGGCGCAGGTAGAAGCCGCGCGGCACCGTCCTTATGGCTTCGCCGTCGGGCCCCACGAGGCGCATGCGCGCCGAGCCGTCGGCGGCTTTCGGTCGCGCCTGAAGGATTCGCCCCACGTGCGCCGTCAACGTCTCCGCGCCGCCGAGCGCAATGGCGCCCATGATGTCGTCAAAGTCGGCGTGCAAGAGCGCGTCTTGCTCTTCCGAGGGCGACCACAAGAAGGCCGAACCGACGATCCGCTCGGCGAAAGGCGTTCGGCGCTCGCGGGCGCGAATGGGAACGAACAAGACGAGGCTAAGCTTCTGCTTCGCCCATGACGTCGTCCATTCGGCGCGATCAGCGTCGGCGGCGGGGACGCGGCAGACGTACGTCGACTCCAGCGGCGCACCCTTGCCGTCCAAGGGAATCGTCTTCAGCTCCACGCGAAGGTCCGGGAAGTCGTGCCGCGCGAGCGAGCCTCCCGTCGCGCCGAGAAGCACCTCCAAGAGGGCGCCCGGCTTGCCTTTCGCGTGCACACCGTGGCCGAGCGCGAGGCCGGCGCGTTCCGAGAGGCTCCCAAGCGACAGGCCCGCGAGCGCCCGGGCTCGGGCCATGAGCTCGTCGATGGACTGGGGCGCCGTCACGGCTGCGAGTATGGGCCGACTCCCGCTGCCGCGAAAGGTGCGAGCGCGGTGCATAGGAGGCCAGTGGGGCGTCGCGTCGGAGGCCTCGACGACCATGACGTTGCCGTCGCAGGCGACTTCGGCGAAGCTCATCCGTTATGAGGGTCTTGACGCGTCTCACGCCCGCCGCGGCGCTCCTTCTCGTCGCGTCTTGGGGACGCGCGGAAGAGCCAAACGCCGCAGGGGCAGCGCGCCGTTCCGCGCGCACCTTCATTCCGACAGCGCGCCTCGACGTGAACACGTTGTCGAAGCTCCTGCTCGAGCGCTCGCCCGGCCTTCAAGACGAACGCCTTCGCCTCGACCTCGCCGGGACCGACACGCGCCAGAGTCGGCTCTACGACAACCCGCAGCTCGATGGGAGCTGGGCGACGATACCCATCGGCGAGACGAACCCCGCGGGGTTGCAGAAGCCGCTGGCGAACGTGCCCAACTACTCCGTGGGAGTCAGCTATCGGTTCCTTCTCGGCAAGCGCGGGCCGCGCATCGAGCGCGCGCCAGCGCTGGAGCGAAGCGCCCGCCAGAACCTCGCCGCGGCGACGCGTCGCGAGGCGTTTCAACTGGCCGGGGTCATCGGCGCGGTCGCCGCCGCCTCGCTCCGCATCGAGAGGCTCCGAACGTTGCTCGACGAAGGGAAGGGCTCGCTCGACGTCGCTCGCGCCCGCATGAGCGCCGGCTCCGGCACGCCGCTCGAGGTAGACCGGCTCGAGATTGAGCTGAGTCGCGTGGCCCAGCAGGTGCTCGCGTCCGAGGGCGATCTCGCGGCGGCGCTCTCGCTCTGCAGCGGGTTCGTCGGCATGCCTTGCGTGGCCTTCCCCTCGACGGCGGAAGGAAAGACGTTTCTCTTGGGTTTCGCCGACGGCGTGCGCGACGCCAACGTCGATGTCGAGAGGCGCCCCGACGTGCAGGCGCTCGAGGCGGACCGCGCCGCGGCAGCGTCGGAGC of Myxococcales bacterium contains these proteins:
- a CDS encoding DNA mismatch repair protein MutH (MutH; Sequence-specific endonuclease that cleaves unmethylated GATC sequences during DNA repair) — its product is MHRARTFRGSGSRPILAAVTAPQSIDELMARARALAGLSLGSLSERAGLALGHGVHAKGKPGALLEVLLGATGGSLARHDFPDLRVELKTIPLDGKGAPLESTYVCRVPAADADRAEWTTSWAKQKLSLVLFVPIRARERRTPFAERIVGSAFLWSPSEEQDALLHADFDDIMGAIALGGAETLTAHVGRILQARPKAADGSARMRLVGPDGEAIRTVPRGFYLRPSFTASLLTTR
- a CDS encoding TolC family protein, which gives rise to MTRLTPAAALLLVASWGRAEEPNAAGAARRSARTFIPTARLDVNTLSKLLLERSPGLQDERLRLDLAGTDTRQSRLYDNPQLDGSWATIPIGETNPAGLQKPLANVPNYSVGVSYRFLLGKRGPRIERAPALERSARQNLAAATRREAFQLAGVIGAVAAASLRIERLRTLLDEGKGSLDVARARMSAGSGTPLEVDRLEIELSRVAQQVLASEGDLAAALSLCSGFVGMPCVAFPSTAEGKTFLLGFADGVRDANVDVERRPDVQALEADRAAAASERELARAQALPDPTVRLGYTNDRFVAAGNQENSLNVSVALPLPLLDRGQAQVAAAEAKEDRARLQRELLTDAARARIDALRLVLQAIARRQRVLETEMLPRARAVVNDLERAVGSRLIPVTDLIQARRTLAELLLEEIDAFGDAFRASVELMGELGLTELGGGR